One Silene latifolia isolate original U9 population chromosome 4, ASM4854445v1, whole genome shotgun sequence DNA segment encodes these proteins:
- the LOC141652880 gene encoding E3 ubiquitin-protein ligase MBR2-like encodes MAALCSSDNSTSTIADHLKLKKPRNPTPTPTTTTTEQIPSIMQSTRCKSAISSLLLSTFSNNNNNNNNNKSGSKKCRKGTSLLGFGCTAQPEVSVPGVIRSSANWDEIRDDNNNFNNKKDKKKTKAKTKKKKHQLQGGGGGGGVMMMDDSVVQDLWCGADSSTATASVDCLHPLPSRNKIDLYKPLLHNSQHVSYSSGQRVSTEHYGALDLDSAFDASHIGPDVLEARYYHHLRNRSPDGLAEILMFENGLLMRRRSGGLDRYRDWRLDVDSMTYEELLELGERIGHVNTGLGDDQIGRCLRKTKLSVVDELSSQSYAPEVEPKCSICQEEYESDDEMGKLECGHAYHLHCIKQWLSRKNVCPVCKTEASSR; translated from the exons ATGGCCGCTTTGTGTTCTTCAGATAACTCTACTTCCACCATTGCAGACCACCTTAAACTCAAAAAACCCAGAAacccaacaccaacaccaacaacaacaacaactgaaCAAATCCCTTCAATTATGCAATCTACACGCTGCAAATCTGCCATTTCTTCTCTTCTTCTCTCAACAttctccaacaacaacaacaacaataacaacaacaaaagtgGTTCAAAGAAGTGTAGAAAGGGAACAAGTTTGTTGGGATTTGGGTGTACAGCTCAGCCAGAAGTTAGTGTTCCTGGTGTTATTAGATCTTCTGCTAATTGGGATGAGATTCGAgatgataataataattttaataataaaaagGATAAGAAAAAGACGAAAGCGAAGACGAAGAAGAAAAAACATCAATTacaaggtggtggtggtggtggtggtgttatGATGATGGATGATTCTGTTGTTCAAGATTTATGGTGTGGTGCTGATTCTTCTACTGCTACTGCTTCTGTTGATTGTCTTCATCCTCTTCCTTCTCGTAACAAAATTGATCTTTACAAACCTCTTCTTCATAATTCTCAg CATGTCTCTTATTCCTCTGGGCAGAGAGTGAGCACTGAGCATTATGGTGCCCTAGACCTCGATTCTGCCTTTGATGCTTCTCATATTGGGCCTGATGTACTCGAAGCCCGGTATTACCATCATTTGCGGAATCGTTCTCCAGATGGGTTGGCTGAG ATCCTTATGTTTGAAAATGGTTTACTGATGAGAAGAAGATCTGGTGGTCTAGATAGATACCGAGATTGGAGACTAGATGTTGATAGCATGACATACGAG GAGTTACTTGAGCTCGGTGAAAGGATTGGCCATGTGAATACTGGATTAGGAGATGATCAGATTGGGCGATGCCTGAGGAAGACAAAGCTTTCTGTTGTCGATGAATTGTCCTCCCAGTCGTATGCACCAGAGGTGGAGCCGAAGTGTAGCATATGCCAG GAAGAATACGAAAGTGATGATGAGATGGGGAAGTTGGAATGTGGTCATGCTTATCACTTACATTGCATAAAACAGTGGCTCTCCCGGAAAAACGTCTGCCCTGTCTGTAAAACTGAAGCTTCATCTCGATAG
- the LOC141652870 gene encoding uncharacterized protein LOC141652870 isoform X2: protein MASTIISHLPLHIKPQKHIHPLKRVKPKSVFTCCISIEPTTSTINGPTRSSLRVVFAAGGAGAQIFPAVAMADEIKSISQDSEILFIGTDTGMESTAIPSTGFDFAAIPATPLARPVFSFRNMLIPFKWAKSMAESWKIMKRFKPQVVVGTGGYVSFPICLIAKLKGLKVAIHEQSLVPGYANWALSFVADVVFVGHNSCVDSFPCDKKKIVVSGNPVRMSLRKYVSKTVARTYFFPKLAEIEDSDVKVVLVLGGSFGANSMNIALFNVYTQMLSERPNLHLIWETGVEAFDEMESLVRSHPRLVLAPFLKSMDSAYAAADLVVSRAGAMTCSELLVTGKPAILI from the exons ATGGCTTCCACAATAATCTCTCATTTACCACTACACATTAAACCACAAAAACACATACACCCATTAAAACGAGTAAAACCCAAATCAGTTTTTACCTGCTGCATATCTATAGAACCCACAACTTCCACCATTAATGGGCCAACCCGGTCCAGTTTAAGAGTAGTATTCGCAGCAGGCGGAGCCGGAGCGCAAATATTCCCAGCTGTAGCAATGGCGGATGAAATCAAATCAATTTCACAAGATTCTGAAATTCTTTTTATTGGTACTGATACTGGTATGGAAAGCACTGCAATCCCCTCGACCGGGTTCGACTTTGCAGCAATACCTGCAACGCCGTTAGCCCGGCCGGTTTTTTCATTTCGAAATATGTTAATACCATTTAAATGGGCAAAGTCAATGGCTGAAAGTTGGAAAATAATGAAGCGGTTTAAACCACAAGTTGTTGTAGGAACTGGTGGTTATGTGTCTTTTCCTATATGTTTGATTGCGAAATTGAAAGGATTAAAAGTTGCAATTCATGAACAATCTTTAGTTCCTGGTTACGCGAATTGGGCACTTTCATTTGTTgctgatgttgtgtttgttggacATAATTCTTGTGTTGATAGTTTTCCTTGTGATAAGAAGAAGATTGTTGTTAGTGGGAATCCTGTGAGGATGTCTTTGAGGAAGTATGTGTCGAAAACAGTTGCCAGGACGTATTTTTTTCCTAAGTTGGCGGAAATTGAGGATTCTGATGTTAAGGTTGTGTtggttcttggaggatcattTGGGGCTAATTCTATGAATATTGCTTTGTTTAATGTTTATACCCAAATGTTGAGTGAGCGGCCGAATTTGCATCTTATTTGGGAGACGGGTGTAGAAGCGTTTGATGAGATGGAGAGCCTTGTTAGAAGTCACCCTCGATTGGTTTTGGCACC GTTTTTGAAATCTATGGATTCTGCTTATGCAGCGGCCGACCTTGTTGTTTCTAGAGCTGGAGCAATGACTTGTTCTGAGCTACTAGTTACAGGAAAACCTGCCATTTTG ATTTAG
- the LOC141652870 gene encoding uncharacterized protein LOC141652870 isoform X1 translates to MASTIISHLPLHIKPQKHIHPLKRVKPKSVFTCCISIEPTTSTINGPTRSSLRVVFAAGGAGAQIFPAVAMADEIKSISQDSEILFIGTDTGMESTAIPSTGFDFAAIPATPLARPVFSFRNMLIPFKWAKSMAESWKIMKRFKPQVVVGTGGYVSFPICLIAKLKGLKVAIHEQSLVPGYANWALSFVADVVFVGHNSCVDSFPCDKKKIVVSGNPVRMSLRKYVSKTVARTYFFPKLAEIEDSDVKVVLVLGGSFGANSMNIALFNVYTQMLSERPNLHLIWETGVEAFDEMESLVRSHPRLVLAPFLKSMDSAYAAADLVVSRAGAMTCSELLVTGKPAILIPSPNVAEGYQFKNASLMADLADSRIITEDELDSTTLQTAIVNILDNERLLKTMSERALQAGKPNAGAEIAEYVMSLVSFAPVRD, encoded by the exons ATGGCTTCCACAATAATCTCTCATTTACCACTACACATTAAACCACAAAAACACATACACCCATTAAAACGAGTAAAACCCAAATCAGTTTTTACCTGCTGCATATCTATAGAACCCACAACTTCCACCATTAATGGGCCAACCCGGTCCAGTTTAAGAGTAGTATTCGCAGCAGGCGGAGCCGGAGCGCAAATATTCCCAGCTGTAGCAATGGCGGATGAAATCAAATCAATTTCACAAGATTCTGAAATTCTTTTTATTGGTACTGATACTGGTATGGAAAGCACTGCAATCCCCTCGACCGGGTTCGACTTTGCAGCAATACCTGCAACGCCGTTAGCCCGGCCGGTTTTTTCATTTCGAAATATGTTAATACCATTTAAATGGGCAAAGTCAATGGCTGAAAGTTGGAAAATAATGAAGCGGTTTAAACCACAAGTTGTTGTAGGAACTGGTGGTTATGTGTCTTTTCCTATATGTTTGATTGCGAAATTGAAAGGATTAAAAGTTGCAATTCATGAACAATCTTTAGTTCCTGGTTACGCGAATTGGGCACTTTCATTTGTTgctgatgttgtgtttgttggacATAATTCTTGTGTTGATAGTTTTCCTTGTGATAAGAAGAAGATTGTTGTTAGTGGGAATCCTGTGAGGATGTCTTTGAGGAAGTATGTGTCGAAAACAGTTGCCAGGACGTATTTTTTTCCTAAGTTGGCGGAAATTGAGGATTCTGATGTTAAGGTTGTGTtggttcttggaggatcattTGGGGCTAATTCTATGAATATTGCTTTGTTTAATGTTTATACCCAAATGTTGAGTGAGCGGCCGAATTTGCATCTTATTTGGGAGACGGGTGTAGAAGCGTTTGATGAGATGGAGAGCCTTGTTAGAAGTCACCCTCGATTGGTTTTGGCACC GTTTTTGAAATCTATGGATTCTGCTTATGCAGCGGCCGACCTTGTTGTTTCTAGAGCTGGAGCAATGACTTGTTCTGAGCTACTAGTTACAGGAAAACCTGCCATTTTG ATTCCATCACCAAATGTTGCAGAAGGATATCAGTTTAAAAATGCATCTTTGATGGCAGATTTAGCTGATTCAAGAATCATCACCGAAGATGAGCTTGATTCAACAACATTACAGACTGCAATTGTAAATATTTTGG ATAACGAACGACTGCTGAAAACAATGTCAGAAAGGGCATTGCAGGCCGGAAAGCCAAATGCTGGTGCAGAGATTGCTGAATATGTAATGTCGTTGGTCAGTTTCGCTCCTGTAAGAGATTAG